A region from the Spartobacteria bacterium genome encodes:
- a CDS encoding HAMP domain-containing histidine kinase, with the protein MKRSSWCEYATDYSNQTDSICYQTLNVLNDIVVIFNPERELSTCNQACKNNFTVQRKGEGIITCNDLFNWQIACEHCPIKQALTSNDPVIAELFDYQNGTYYQCTATLIKQQRSDLVETFVSVILHDITAQRNYEAHISKINRDLERTSSLRTTIFSNMSHELRTPLTAIVGFSQLIMENPAMPDVRDMAELIYTGGRKLTRIINNIITFVDAQADQVNMSMDPVNLKSVIELLMIQLKGMSNKKNIQFSLEWDDDIPPVVYTDEHFLDQIFFQLGDNALKFTDKGCIHIAAQLLDRKAKNEIDVGFYFSDTGCGVDPDHIDNIFESFYQQNSSYNRSFDGLGIGLAIASKLVSKMGGRIQCEKTTTEGTTFGVFLPFVVCPKTRKRLILD; encoded by the coding sequence ATGAAAAGATCCTCCTGGTGTGAATATGCGACTGATTACTCCAACCAAACGGATTCTATTTGTTACCAGACGCTTAATGTTCTGAATGACATCGTGGTGATTTTCAATCCCGAGCGAGAACTGTCAACCTGCAATCAGGCATGCAAAAATAATTTCACCGTACAACGTAAAGGCGAAGGCATCATAACTTGTAATGACCTGTTCAACTGGCAAATTGCATGCGAACATTGTCCTATTAAACAGGCACTCACCAGTAACGATCCCGTTATCGCCGAACTATTTGACTATCAGAACGGCACTTATTACCAATGTACAGCAACCCTTATTAAGCAGCAGCGCAGTGATCTTGTCGAAACGTTTGTGTCCGTCATTCTCCATGACATAACGGCGCAACGGAATTATGAGGCACATATTAGTAAAATCAATCGTGACCTGGAAAGGACCAGCTCACTGAGAACCACCATTTTTTCTAATATGAGCCACGAACTGCGCACTCCGCTGACCGCGATCGTCGGGTTCAGTCAGTTAATCATGGAAAATCCAGCCATGCCCGATGTGCGTGACATGGCCGAATTGATTTACACTGGGGGTCGTAAACTTACACGAATCATCAACAACATTATAACGTTTGTTGACGCACAGGCGGATCAGGTTAACATGTCGATGGATCCGGTGAATCTGAAATCCGTAATCGAACTCCTTATGATTCAGCTGAAAGGCATGTCGAATAAAAAAAACATCCAGTTCAGCCTTGAGTGGGACGATGATATCCCTCCAGTTGTCTACACGGATGAACATTTTTTGGATCAAATATTTTTCCAGCTTGGCGATAATGCACTGAAATTCACCGATAAAGGGTGTATTCACATTGCCGCACAATTGCTGGATCGAAAAGCCAAAAATGAAATCGACGTCGGCTTCTATTTCTCTGACACCGGTTGCGGTGTCGATCCCGATCACATAGACAACATCTTTGAGTCATTCTACCAGCAAAACAGTTCTTATAACCGTTCGTTCGACGGACTCGGAATAGGCCTTGCTATCGCTAGCAAACTTGTGTCCAAAATGGGGGGACGCATCCAATGCGAAAAAACAACTACTGAAGGAACAACGTTTGGGGTATTTTTGCCCTTTGTTGTCTGCCCAAAGACTCGAAAACGTCTCATTCTTGATTGA